One Phoenix dactylifera cultivar Barhee BC4 chromosome 8, palm_55x_up_171113_PBpolish2nd_filt_p, whole genome shotgun sequence genomic window carries:
- the LOC103695898 gene encoding nuclear pore complex protein NUP155, with product MAWEDEVIGPDVASAGLLVSERIGKDVAAQLDLEEALEASRYASHPYSSHPKEWPPLVEVVETRELPPMLIERYNAAGGEGTALCGFFPEIHRAWASVDNSLFLWRFDKWDGQCPDYSAEEQAICAVGLAKSKPGIFVEAIQYLLVLATPVELILIGVCCTASGDGTDPYAELSLQPLPEYTIPSDGVTMTCIACTDKGQIFLAGRDGHIYEIQYTTGSGWRKRCRKVCLTTGLGSIISRWVLPNALKFGAVDPIVDMVVDNERHIIYARTEGSKLQVFDLGVNGDGPLKKTAEEKNLIDPRETQYGGRRSAGSRAVARAAKPSIVCIAPLCTVESKWLHMVAVLSDGRRLYLSTSSSGGNNSSVGGLTGLNALQRPSCLKVVATRPSPPLGAGRTQPEDLSLKVETGFCSAGTLVLSDSSASAISSILIVTRDSSMQSSISSNFGMAARSSRALREIVSSLPVEGRMLCVADVLPLPDTAVTVQSLYSDAEAFAGLRESSEKASGKLWARGDLPTQHILPRRRLVVFSSMGLMEVVFNRPVDILRRLFESNTPRQQIEDFFNRFGAGEAAAMCLMLAAKLVYAEENLISNTVVEKAAEAFEDPGIVGMPQLDGTTALSSAKTPGGGFSMGQVVQEAEPVFSGAHEGLCLCSSRLLFPIWELPVMVVRGELGSDGRFEDGVVVCRLSAAAMKVLEAKIRSLEQFLRSRRNKRRGLYGYVAGLGDYAGSILYGTGVDVGAGSHNKGRNLFATQTENADAGDGFASNKRQRLLYTSAELAAMEVRAMECLRRLLRRSSEALFLLQLISHHHVTRLVQGLDSTLRQKLIQLTFNQLVCSEEGDHLAMRLIAGLMEYYVGPDGRGTVEEISMKLREGCPSYFNESDYKYFLAVECLERAAVTMKADERENLARDAFNLLSKIPESADLSTICKRFEDLRFYEAVVRLPLQKAQTLYSRGLVVDGRIDPRTHDSALAEREQCYEIIMNALRSLKGVGQSGMQRDFGNSVRLPGAGSVLDQASRNRYIRQIIQLSVQWPDTAFHEHLYRTMIELGLENELLEYGGSDLVSFLQSAGRKPLQEVRAVAGVTSTTPIGDFDSPIPSSHTKYLDLLARYYVLKRQHFLAAHVLYRLAERQCTEAEDAPTLEQRHQYLSNAVLQAKSATSVGPVGSTTNTVDDGLLDMLEAKLAVLQFQMKIKKELELIASRSENLMGTNEALSNDPSLQSNQAGDAEILKSAKDKAKELALNLKSITQLYNEYAVPFKLWEICLEMLNFANYSGDADSKIVRETWARLLDQALSRGGVAEACSVLKRVGSNLYPGDGACLPLDTLCLHLEKAALERLTSGVELVGDEDVARALLAACRGAPEPVLSIYDQLLSNGAILPSPNLRLRLLRSVLVILREWAMSVLAHNMGTTTAGASLIFGGALSLEHTTVVKQGIRDKITSLANRYMTEVRCLALPQNQTEPVYRGFRELEEKLMSPSSFQLF from the exons ATGGCGTGGGAGGACGAGGTCATCGGCCCGGACGTGGCCTCCGCCGGCCTTCTCGTGAGCGAGCGCATCGGCAAGGACGTCGCCGCGCAGCTCGACCTGGAAGAGGCTCTTGAGGCCTCGCGGTACGCGAGCCACCCCTACTCCTCCCATCCGAAAGAG TGGCCTCCTTTGGTTGAAGTTGTGGAGACTCGGGAGTTACCTCCTATGCTAATTGAGAGATATAATGCAGCCGGTGGAGAAGGAACGGCACTTTGTGGATTTTTTCCTGAGATACACCGAGCTTGGGCATCGGTTGACAATTCTTTGTTTCTTTGGCGCTTTGATAAGTG GGATGGACAATGCCCTGACTATAGTGCGGAGGAGCAAGCAATTTGTGCTGTTGGCCTTGCTAAATCAAAGCCTGGAATTTTTGTTGAAGCAATCCAGTATCTTTTGGTGCTAGCAACTCCTGTCGAG TTGATTCTCATTGGAGTGTGCTGCACTGCTAGTGGGGATGGAACAGATCCGTATGCTGAGCTTTCCTTACAACCTTTACCTGAGTATACAATACCATCAGATGGAGTCACTATGACATGCATTGCATGTACGGATAAAGGTCAAATTTTCCTGGCTGGCCGTGATGGACACATTTATGAAATCCAGTACACAACTGGCTCAGGCTGGCGTAAGCGTTGTCGTAAGGTTTGCCTCACCACAGGTTTGGGCAGTATTATTTCGAG GTGGGTCTTGCCAAATGCCCTTAAATTTGGAGCTGTTGATCCAATTGTTGACATGGTTGTTGATAATGAAAGGCACATCATTTATGCACGAACTGAAGGCTCAAAACTACAAGTGTTTGATCTAGGTGTAAATGGTGATGGTCCACTCAAGAAAACTGCTGAAGAGAAAAACTTGATTGATCCCCGTGAGACACAGTATGGGGGTAGACGATCTGCTGGATCAAGAGCAGTTGCACGGGCAGCAAAACCGTCAATAGTTTGCATTGCACCATTATGCACTGTGGAATCAAAATGGCTCCACATGGTTGCTGTTTTGTCCGATGGCCGGAGACTGTACCTTTCAACTTCTTCATCAGGTGGAAATAATTCTTCTGTTGGTGGTTTAACTGGACTTAATGCTCTTCAAAGGCCATCCTGCTTAAAAGTTGTTGCAACCAGGCCTTCACCTCCCTTAGGTGCTGGTAGAACTCAGCCTGAAGATCTGTCTTTGAAGGTGGAAACAGGTTTTTGTTCTGCAGGAACTCTTGTACTTTCAGATTCATCAGCCTCAGCTATCTCCTCTATTCTGATTGTAACCAGGGATTCAAGTATGCAATCATCTATTTCCAGTAACTTTGGAATGGCTGCAAGAAGCTCTCGTGCGTTACGGGAAATAGTATCATCTTTGCCTGTTGAAGGCCGAATGCTCTGTGTTGCTGATGTTTTGCCGCTGCCAGATACTGCAGTCACGGTGCAATCCTTGTACTCTGATGCAGAAGCTTTTGCAGGTTTGAGAGAATCATCTGAAAAGGCTTCTGGAAAACTTTGGGCTAGAGGAGATTTGCCAACGCAACATATCTTACCTAGGAGGAGGCTTGTTGTGTTTAGCTCCATGGGTCTGATGGAGGTAGTTTTTAACAGGCCAGTGGACATCTTGAGAAGGTTATTTGAGTCCAATACACCGAGACAACAAATAGAAGATTTTTTCAATCGTTTTGGAGCTGGAGAGGCTGCAGCTATGTGTTTAATGCTGGCGGCAAAGTTAGTATATGCTGAAGAAAATCTTATAAGCAACACCGTTGTTGAGAAAGCAGCTGAAGCATTTGAGGATCCAGGAATTGTTGGAATGCCACAACTTGATGGTACTACTGCTCTGTCGAGTGCCAAAACTCCAGGTGGAGGCTTTAGCATGGGGCAGGTTGTTCAAGAGGCTGAACCTGTATTTTCTGGTGCACATGAAGGACTTTGTTTGTGCTCATCTAGGTTGCTATTTCCTATATGGGAACTGCCTGTGATGGTAGTTCGAGGGGAACTGGGCTCTGATGGTCGATTTGAAGACGGGGTGGTTGTTTGCAGGCTCTCTGCTGCAGCAATGAAAGTCCTTGAGGCCAAGATTCGCTCCTTAGAACAATTTTTAAGGTCCAGAAGAAACAAGAGACGGGGGCTTTATGGTTATGTTGCTGGTCTAGGTGATTATGCTGGTTCTATTCTCTATGGAACTGGTGTAGATGTGGGAGCAGGTAGTCATAATAAAGGAAGAAATTTATTTGCGACACAAACCGAAAATGCTGATGCAGGAGATGGTTTTGCATCAAATAAAAGACAACGACTTCTTTACACTTCGGCAGAACTAGCTGCCATGGAG GTGAGAGCAATGGAATGTCTTAGGCGGTTACTCCGAAGATCTAGCGAAGCACTTTTCTTGCTTCAACTTATTTCCCATCATCATGTCACTCGCTTGGTTCAGGGTTTAGATAGCACTCTACGCCAGAAATTGATTCAGTTGACATTCAATCAGTTGGTATGTTCTGAGGAGGGCGATCATCTTGCCATGCGACTTATTGCTGGTCTTATGGAG TACTACGTTGGTCCAGATGGCAGAGGCACAGTAGAGGAGATCAGTATGAAACTAAGGGAGGGTTGTCCAAGTTACTTCAATGAGTCTGACTACAAATATTTCCTAGCAGTAGAGTGTCTTGAGAGAGCTGCTGTCACTATGAAAGCTGATGAGAGGGAAAATCTTGCTAGAGATGCTTTCAACCTCTTAAGTAAAATTCCAGAGTCTGCAGATTTGAGCACCATATGCAAACGATTTGAAGACTTAAG GTTTTATGAAGCTGTAGTACGCTTACCACTGCAAAAAGCTCAAACACTTTACTCCAGGGGTCTTGTAGTTGATGGCAGAATTGATCCGAGAACCCATGATAGTGCCCTTGCTGAACGTGAACAGTGCTATGAAATAATTATGAATGCCCTTCGTTCTTTGAAGGGTGTTGGACAAAGTGGGATGCAGAGGGACTTTGGCAATTCTGTCAGACTTCCTGGTGCAGGATCCGTCCTTGATCAGGCTTCTCGGAACAGATACATAAGACAAATTATTCAGCTAAGTGTCCAGTGGCCTGACACGGCCTTTCATGAACATTTATACAGGACAATGATTGAACTCGGACTTGAAAATGAATTATTGGAGTATGGAGGTTCAGATTTGGTGTCCTTTCTGCAGAGTGCTGGCCGTAAGCCACTGCAAGAG GTCCGGGCTGTTGCTGGAGTAACATCAACTACTCCGATAGGTGATTTTGATTCACCTATTCCTTCTAGTCACACTAAGTATCTTGACCTTCTAGCCAGGTATTATGTCTTGAAGCGGCAGCATTTCCTTGCTGCTCATGTTCTATATAGATTGGCAGAAAGGCAATGCACTGAAGCAGAGGATGCTCCCACTTTGGAGCAGAG GCATCAATATCTTAGCAATGCAGTTCTGCAGGCAAAAAGTGCGACTAGTGTTGGTCCTGTCGGTTCAACCACAAATACTGTTGATGATGGTTTGCTGGATATGCTTGAAGCAAAACTTGCAGTTCTTCAATtccaaatgaaaataaaaaaggagctgGAGTTGATAGCATCAAGGTCAGAAAACTTAATGGGCACTAATGAAGCTCTTTCAAATGACCCCTCTCTGCAAAGTAACCAAGCAGGtgatgctgaaattttaaagTCAGCTAAAGACAAGGCGAAAGAGTTAGCGCTGAACCTGAAGAGCATTACTCAGCTATACAATGAATATGCTGTTCCATTTAAGCTTTGGGAG ATATGCTTGGAAATGCTCAACTTTGCAAACTATTCTGGAGATGCTGATAGCAAGATCGTTCGAGAAACCTGGGCTAGGCTTCTCGATCAAGCCCTTTCAAGAGGTGGAGTTGCAGAAGCATGTTCTGTGCTCAAGAGGGTGGGGTCAAATCTTTATCCTGGAGATGGAGCTTGCTTACCTTTAGAtacattatgtcttcatcttgAGAAGGCTGCTCTG GAACGTTTGACTTCAGGAGTCGAATTAGTTGGAGATGAGGATGTCGCAAGAGCTCTTCTTGCTGCCTGTAGAGGTGCACCTGAGCCTGTATTGAGCATTTATGACCAATTGTTATCAAATGGAGCAATTCTACCTTCACCAAATCTGAGACTGCGTCTTCTACGATCAGTCCTTGTGATTCTTCGAGAGTGGGCTATGTCTGTGCTTGCACATAATATGGGAACTACAACAGCTGGGGCTTCCTTAATTTTTGGGGGGGCATTGTCCCTAGAGCACACCACAGTTGTAAAACAAGGAATTCGGGACAAAATCACTAGTTTGGCAAACAG ATATATGACTGAGGTGCGATGTCTGGCCCTCCCACAGAATCAAACTGAGCCTGTTTACCGAGGTTTCCGAGAACTTGAAGAAAAGCTGATGTCCCCTTCTTCTTTTCAGCTATTTTGA